The Falco cherrug isolate bFalChe1 chromosome 15, bFalChe1.pri, whole genome shotgun sequence genome includes a region encoding these proteins:
- the RAB39B gene encoding ras-related protein Rab-39B isoform X2 — protein sequence MEAIWLYQFRLIVIGDSTVGKSCLIRRFTEGRFAQISDPTVGVDFFSRLVEIEPGKRIKLQIWDTAGQERFRSITRAYYRNSVGGLLLFDITNRRSFQNVHEWLEETKVHVQPYQIVFVLVGHKCDLDTQRQVTRHEAEKLAAAYAVFFQEGVKAAQIPFPHEANSTGKVY from the exons aTGGAGGCCATCTGGCTCTACCAGTTCCGCCTGATCGTCATCGGCGACTCCACCGTGGGCAAGTCCTGCCTCATCCGCCGCTTCACCGAGGGGCGCTTCGCCCAGATCTCCGACCCCACGGTGGGCGTGgatttcttctccaggctggtgGAGATCGAGCCGGGCAAGCGGATCAAGCTGCAGATCTGGGACACGGCCGGGCAGGAGCGGTTCCG GTCCATCACCAGAGCCTACTACAGGAACTCGGTTGGCGGACTCCTGCTCTTTGACATTACAAACCGCAGGTCCTTCCAGAACGTCCATGAGTGGCTAGAGGAGACCAAGGTGCACGTCCAGCCATACCAGATCGTCTTTGTTTTGGTAGGTCACAAGTGTGACCTTGACACCCAGCGGCAAGTCACCAGGCACGAGGCTGAGAAACTGGCTGCTGCATATG ctgtttttttccaggaaggtGTAAAGGCAGCACAGATACCGTTTCCTCATGAGGCCAACTCCACAGGAAAAGTTTACTGA
- the RAB39B gene encoding ras-related protein Rab-39B isoform X1, producing the protein MEAIWLYQFRLIVIGDSTVGKSCLIRRFTEGRFAQISDPTVGVDFFSRLVEIEPGKRIKLQIWDTAGQERFRSITRAYYRNSVGGLLLFDITNRRSFQNVHEWLEETKVHVQPYQIVFVLVGHKCDLDTQRQVTRHEAEKLAAAYGMKYIETSARDAINVEKAFTDLTRDIYELVKRGEISIQEGWEGVKSGFVPNVVHSSEEVVKSDRRCLC; encoded by the exons aTGGAGGCCATCTGGCTCTACCAGTTCCGCCTGATCGTCATCGGCGACTCCACCGTGGGCAAGTCCTGCCTCATCCGCCGCTTCACCGAGGGGCGCTTCGCCCAGATCTCCGACCCCACGGTGGGCGTGgatttcttctccaggctggtgGAGATCGAGCCGGGCAAGCGGATCAAGCTGCAGATCTGGGACACGGCCGGGCAGGAGCGGTTCCG GTCCATCACCAGAGCCTACTACAGGAACTCGGTTGGCGGACTCCTGCTCTTTGACATTACAAACCGCAGGTCCTTCCAGAACGTCCATGAGTGGCTAGAGGAGACCAAGGTGCACGTCCAGCCATACCAGATCGTCTTTGTTTTGGTAGGTCACAAGTGTGACCTTGACACCCAGCGGCAAGTCACCAGGCACGAGGCTGAGAAACTGGCTGCTGCATATGGTATGAAGTACATTGAGACCTCAGCTCGGGATGCCATTAACGTGGAGAAGGCCTTCACTGATCTGACTCGAGATATATATGAGCTTGTTAAAAGAGGGGAAATTTCAATCcaggagggatgggaaggggtaaAGAGCGGGTTTGTCCCAAATGTAGTGCACTCTTCAGAGGAAGTGGTGAAATCAGATAGGCGATGCTTGTGCTGA